In Eublepharis macularius isolate TG4126 chromosome 4, MPM_Emac_v1.0, whole genome shotgun sequence, the following are encoded in one genomic region:
- the LOC129326956 gene encoding putative methyltransferase-like protein 7A, which produces MAEVMVLFLTLCLQLLALPVYVLSYLGLWEPFCKKFFFPFFLEKITVIYNWRMSRQKQDLFRNMMEFADRSGKLTVLEIGCGTGTNFQFFPPNCRVICTDPNPHFRQSLTKSMARNQHLQFDQFIVASGEDLSQVADASVDVVVSTLVLCSVKNVEGVLKEVCRVLKSGGAYIFLEHVAADRSSWTYLWQQVWSPTWKLIFDGCSPMRETWVAIEKENFSEIKLRHIQAPLCQTLVQPHILGYAVK; this is translated from the exons ATGGCAGAAGTTATGGTTTTGTTTCTCACACTCTGCCTCCAGTTGCTCGCCCTGCCGGTGTATGTGCTATCCTACTTGGGACTATGGGAGCCCTTCTGCAAaaagtttttctttccttttttcttggaGAAGATTACTGTCATCTACAATTGGAGAATGTCAAGACAGAAACAGGACTTGTTCCGTAACATGATGGAATTTGCAGATCGTTCAGGGAAACTGACCGTGCTGGAGATAGGCTGTGGGACCGGCACCAACTTCCAGTTCTTTCCGCCCAATTGCAGAGTCATCTGTACAGACCCTAACCCTCACTTTCGGCAGAGTCTAACTAAAAGCATGGCCCGGAATCAGCATCTCCAATTCGACCAGTTCATTGTGGCCTCAGGAGAGGACTTGAGTCAGGTAGCCGATGCCTCTGTGGATGTTGTCGTTTCTACTCTGGTCCTGTGCAGTGTGAAGAACGTAGAAGGTGTTTTGAAAGAAGTCTGCAGAGTGCTCAAGTCG GGTGGAGCTTATATTTTCCTGGAACATGTCGCTGCTGATCGTTCAAGCTGGACCTACCTCTGGCAGCAAGTCTGGTCTCCAACATGGAAACTTATATTTGATGGCTGCTCGCCAATGAGAGAGACCTGGGTTGCGATTGAAAAGGAAAACTTCTCTGAAATAAAGCTTCGGCACATACAAGCCCCTTTGTGCCAGACACTCGTTCAACCACATATACTTGGTTATGCTGTGAAATAA